A DNA window from Burkholderia sp. HI2500 contains the following coding sequences:
- a CDS encoding LysR family transcriptional regulator yields the protein MKSAHQLKSGDLFSLNVFLAAATHLSFRTASVELDVTPSAISHSIKSLEQRLGVRLFNRTTRSVSLTDAGERLADKLRPAISSVAEAMLAVDGMRDTPSGTVRINASEGAIRLVLKPVLARFLRDYPQVHLDIVTDGKLGDIVAGGFDAGIRLAEAVPQDMIAVRVSDPVRFAAVASPAYFAARGRPDVPQDLGRHDCIRFRFDSGALYRWEFERRGVVETVNVSGPLTLTDQPLMVDAAIDGIGIAFVPDHLVRDALADGRLERVLADWCPVMPGLCLYYPGHRHVSGGLRALIDMVRVRPTRTDSKSGTAGPAGR from the coding sequence ATGAAATCAGCTCATCAATTGAAAAGCGGCGATCTCTTCTCGCTCAATGTGTTCCTCGCGGCGGCCACGCACCTCAGCTTCCGCACGGCATCGGTCGAGCTCGACGTCACGCCGTCGGCGATCAGTCATTCGATCAAGAGCCTCGAGCAGCGCCTGGGCGTTCGCCTGTTCAATCGCACCACGCGCAGCGTGTCGCTGACGGACGCCGGCGAGCGGCTCGCCGACAAGCTCCGCCCGGCAATCTCGTCGGTCGCGGAGGCGATGCTCGCAGTCGACGGGATGCGCGACACGCCCAGCGGCACCGTCCGCATCAACGCCAGCGAAGGGGCGATCCGCCTCGTGCTGAAGCCGGTGCTCGCGCGCTTCCTGCGCGACTACCCGCAGGTCCACCTCGACATCGTGACCGACGGCAAGCTCGGCGACATCGTCGCCGGTGGCTTCGACGCGGGAATCCGGCTGGCCGAAGCCGTGCCGCAGGACATGATCGCGGTGCGCGTGTCCGATCCGGTGCGGTTCGCCGCCGTCGCGTCGCCGGCCTATTTCGCCGCGCGCGGCCGCCCCGACGTGCCGCAGGATCTGGGCCGGCACGACTGCATCCGCTTTCGCTTCGATAGCGGTGCGCTCTACCGCTGGGAATTCGAGCGCCGCGGTGTCGTCGAAACGGTGAACGTCAGCGGCCCGCTCACGCTGACCGACCAGCCGTTGATGGTCGACGCAGCGATCGACGGGATCGGGATCGCCTTCGTGCCCGACCATCTCGTTCGCGATGCGCTGGCCGATGGGCGTCTCGAACGCGTGCTGGCAGACTGGTGCCCGGTCATGCCGGGGCTGTGCCTGTACTACCCCGGTCATCGCCATGTTTCGGGCGGGCTGCGGGCGTTGA
- a CDS encoding alcohol dehydrogenase catalytic domain-containing protein, with product MKMKAIVMTGANRPWEVQEVPMPVAGPGQVLVKVHASGMCYTDVWATQGYGGDIYPQTPGHEVVGEIVDVGAGVQARRVGDRIGTTWVQSACGRCPYCREHRPLSGQTAVNCDAPRTTGFASQGGHAEYIAVAAEGTVLLPDGLAYVDAAPMMCAGYTTWSGLRDAAPQPHEKVAVLGIGGLGHVALQLSRACGFETIAITHSADKRDLAIGLGADRVVANGAELRDLGGADVLLVTTNEFSTAEEAMTGVRVDGRVILCGLDFSKPFSIASQRKPFHMMRQQVIGSTHGGLRYLSEVLDLAARGKVKPIVETFSLDQATDAYDRLASGKMRFRGVFTPAQNH from the coding sequence ATGAAGATGAAGGCGATCGTGATGACGGGGGCCAACCGGCCCTGGGAAGTGCAGGAAGTGCCGATGCCGGTAGCCGGGCCGGGGCAGGTGCTGGTGAAGGTGCATGCGTCCGGGATGTGCTACACCGACGTGTGGGCCACGCAGGGCTACGGTGGCGACATCTATCCGCAGACACCGGGCCACGAGGTGGTCGGTGAAATCGTCGACGTGGGCGCGGGCGTGCAGGCGCGACGGGTGGGCGACCGGATCGGCACGACGTGGGTGCAGTCCGCGTGCGGGCGCTGCCCGTACTGCCGCGAACATCGCCCGCTTTCCGGCCAGACGGCCGTGAACTGCGATGCGCCGCGGACCACCGGGTTCGCATCGCAGGGCGGCCATGCGGAGTACATCGCCGTCGCGGCCGAGGGCACGGTGCTGTTGCCCGACGGGCTGGCCTATGTCGATGCCGCGCCGATGATGTGCGCGGGCTACACGACGTGGAGCGGCTTGCGCGATGCGGCCCCGCAACCGCACGAGAAGGTGGCCGTGCTCGGCATCGGCGGGCTGGGGCACGTGGCGCTGCAGCTGTCCCGCGCGTGCGGCTTCGAGACCATCGCGATCACGCATTCGGCCGACAAGCGCGATCTCGCGATCGGGCTGGGCGCGGACCGGGTCGTCGCGAACGGTGCGGAACTGCGCGATCTGGGCGGCGCGGATGTCCTGCTGGTCACGACCAACGAGTTCAGTACTGCAGAGGAAGCGATGACGGGCGTGCGGGTCGACGGCCGGGTGATCCTGTGCGGGCTCGACTTCAGCAAGCCGTTCTCGATCGCGTCGCAGCGCAAGCCGTTTCACATGATGCGCCAGCAGGTCATCGGCTCCACGCATGGCGGCTTGCGCTACCTGAGCGAGGTGCTGGACCTCGCCGCCAGAGGCAAGGTCAAGCCGATCGTCGAGACGTTCTCGCTGGACCAGGCGACCGACGCCTATGACCGCCTCGCGTCCGGGAAGATGCGCTTTCGCGGCGTGTTCACGCCCGCGCAAAACCACTGA
- a CDS encoding 3-methyl-2-oxobutanoate dehydrogenase (2-methylpropanoyl-transferring) subunit alpha, whose protein sequence is MSLSEPLRLHVPEPTGRPGCKTDFSYLHLSPAGAVRRPPIDVAAADTADLARSLVRVLDDSGKAVGPWAPDLDDARLIAGLRAMLKTRIFDARMMIAQRQKKISFYMLSLGEEAIGTAHTMALRDGDMCFPTYRQQSILITRDVPLERMICQLMSNEGDPLKGRQLPVMYSDRDAGFFSISGNLATQFIQAVGWAMASAIKGDTKIASAWIGDGATAESDFHTALTFAHVYRAPVVLNVVNNQWAISTFQAIAGGEGTTFAGRGVGCGIASLRVDGNDFLAIYAASSWAAERARRNLGPTLIEWVTYRAGAHSTSDDPTKYRPSDDWSHFPLGDPIERFKRHLIVKGIWSDSAHEALTAELEAEVIAAQKEAEKFGTLADDRIPSPASMFDDVYKELPAHLRRQRQELGA, encoded by the coding sequence ATGAGCCTGTCAGAGCCATTGCGTCTGCATGTGCCGGAGCCCACCGGGCGCCCGGGCTGCAAGACGGACTTTTCCTATCTGCATCTATCGCCGGCCGGCGCCGTTCGCCGCCCGCCGATCGACGTTGCCGCGGCGGACACCGCCGATCTCGCCCGCAGCCTCGTGCGCGTGCTCGACGACAGCGGCAAGGCCGTCGGCCCGTGGGCACCGGATCTCGACGATGCGCGGCTGATCGCCGGCCTGCGCGCGATGCTCAAGACCCGCATTTTCGACGCGCGCATGATGATCGCGCAGCGTCAGAAGAAAATCTCCTTCTACATGTTGAGCCTCGGCGAAGAGGCGATCGGCACCGCGCACACGATGGCGCTGCGCGACGGCGACATGTGCTTCCCGACCTACCGGCAGCAGAGCATCCTGATCACGCGCGACGTCCCGCTCGAACGGATGATCTGCCAGCTGATGTCGAACGAAGGCGACCCGCTGAAAGGCCGCCAGCTCCCCGTGATGTACTCGGATCGCGACGCGGGCTTCTTCTCCATCTCCGGCAACCTCGCGACGCAGTTCATCCAGGCGGTCGGCTGGGCGATGGCGTCGGCGATCAAGGGCGACACGAAGATCGCGTCCGCGTGGATCGGTGACGGCGCGACGGCCGAATCCGACTTCCATACCGCGCTCACGTTCGCGCACGTGTACCGCGCGCCGGTCGTGCTGAACGTCGTCAACAACCAGTGGGCGATCTCGACGTTCCAGGCGATCGCGGGCGGCGAAGGCACGACCTTCGCCGGGCGCGGCGTCGGCTGCGGGATCGCGTCGCTGCGCGTCGACGGCAACGACTTCCTCGCGATCTACGCGGCGTCGAGCTGGGCGGCCGAACGCGCGCGCCGCAATCTCGGCCCGACGCTGATCGAGTGGGTGACCTACCGTGCGGGCGCGCATTCGACGTCCGACGACCCGACCAAGTACCGGCCGAGCGACGACTGGTCCCATTTCCCGCTCGGCGATCCGATCGAACGCTTCAAGCGCCACCTGATCGTCAAGGGCATCTGGTCCGACAGCGCGCACGAAGCGTTGACGGCCGAGCTCGAGGCCGAGGTGATCGCCGCGCAGAAGGAAGCGGAGAAATTCGGCACGCTGGCCGACGACCGGATTCCGTCGCCGGCGTCGATGTTCGACGACGTGTACAAGGAGCTGCCCGCGCACCTGCGCCGTCAGCGCCAGGAACTGGGAGCGTGA
- a CDS encoding alpha-ketoacid dehydrogenase subunit beta: MAQHETGTATQPMTMIQALRSAMDVMLGRDSDVVVFGQDVGYFGGVFRCTEGLQNKYGKSRVFDAPISESGIVGAAVGMGAYGLRPVCEIQFADYFYPASDQIVSEGARLRYRSAGQFIAPMTIRMPCGGGIYGGQTHSQSPEAMFTQVCGLRTVMPSNPYDAKGLLIASIENDDPVIFLEPKRLYNGPFDGHHDRPVTSWLKHPASAVPEGYYTVPLDTAAVVRPGNDVTVLTYGTTVHVSLAAAEETGIDAEVIDLRTLWPLDLDTIVASVRKTGRCVVVHEATRTCGYGAELVSLVQEHCFYHLEAPVERTTGWDTPYPHAQEWAYFPGPARVGEALRRVMEA, translated from the coding sequence ATGGCGCAACACGAGACAGGCACGGCAACGCAGCCGATGACGATGATCCAGGCGCTGCGCTCGGCGATGGACGTGATGCTCGGGCGCGACAGCGACGTGGTCGTGTTCGGGCAGGACGTCGGTTATTTCGGCGGCGTGTTCCGCTGTACCGAAGGACTGCAGAACAAATACGGCAAGTCGCGCGTGTTCGACGCGCCGATCTCCGAAAGCGGGATCGTCGGCGCGGCGGTGGGGATGGGCGCATACGGGCTGCGCCCGGTGTGCGAGATCCAGTTCGCCGACTATTTCTACCCGGCGTCCGACCAGATCGTGTCGGAAGGTGCGCGGCTGCGCTATCGCTCGGCCGGCCAGTTCATCGCGCCGATGACGATCCGCATGCCCTGCGGCGGCGGCATCTACGGCGGCCAGACGCACAGCCAGAGCCCGGAGGCGATGTTCACGCAGGTGTGCGGGCTGCGCACGGTGATGCCGTCGAATCCGTACGACGCGAAGGGGCTGCTGATCGCCTCGATCGAGAACGACGATCCGGTGATCTTCCTCGAGCCGAAACGGCTGTACAACGGGCCGTTCGACGGCCATCACGACCGGCCGGTCACGTCGTGGCTCAAGCATCCGGCCAGCGCGGTGCCCGAAGGCTACTACACGGTGCCGCTCGATACGGCCGCCGTGGTGCGGCCAGGCAACGACGTGACGGTGCTGACCTACGGCACGACGGTGCACGTGTCGCTCGCCGCGGCCGAGGAGACGGGCATCGACGCGGAGGTGATCGACCTGCGCACGCTGTGGCCGCTCGACCTCGACACGATCGTCGCGTCGGTGCGCAAGACCGGGCGCTGCGTCGTGGTGCACGAGGCGACGCGCACCTGCGGTTACGGTGCGGAACTGGTGTCGCTGGTCCAGGAACATTGCTTCTACCACCTCGAGGCACCGGTCGAGCGCACGACGGGCTGGGATACGCCGTATCCGCATGCGCAGGAGTGGGCGTACTTTCCGGGCCCGGCCCGGGTCGGTGAAGCGTTGCGACGCGTGATGGAGGCGTGA
- a CDS encoding dihydrolipoamide acetyltransferase family protein produces the protein MGIHVIKMPDIGEGIAEVELVAWHVEVGQTIKEDQPLADVMTDKAAVEIPSPVTGKVIELGGRIGEMMAVGSELIRLEVEGDGNLKAGAPVRESKVATAPVASAPSKSVVEAPAESSAKPAAKHAPAEPRRAKHAGHAEKVEPPRAALAPGERPLASPAVRQRAWDMGIELRYVRGTGEAGRILHADLDAYAGTGSGAARGSHAHGYAERNDETDVPVIGLRRAIARKMQEAKRRIPHFSYVEEIDVTELESLRTELNRRHGDTRGKLTPLPLLIRAMVIALRDFPQINARFDDEAGVVTRYGAVHMGVATQTDGGLTVPVLRHAEARDVWSISAEIARLADAVRANRAQRDELSGSTITISSLGALGGIVSTPVINHPEVGIVGVNRIVERPMIRDGAVVARKMMNLSSSFDHRVVDGADAAEFIQAVRAVLERPALLFVE, from the coding sequence ATGGGGATTCATGTCATCAAGATGCCGGATATCGGCGAAGGGATTGCCGAGGTCGAGCTGGTGGCCTGGCACGTGGAAGTCGGGCAGACGATCAAGGAAGACCAGCCGCTCGCCGATGTGATGACCGACAAGGCGGCGGTCGAGATTCCGTCGCCGGTGACGGGCAAGGTGATCGAGCTCGGCGGCCGGATCGGCGAGATGATGGCGGTCGGCAGCGAGCTGATCCGCCTCGAGGTCGAAGGCGACGGCAACCTGAAGGCCGGCGCACCGGTGCGGGAATCAAAGGTAGCAACCGCACCGGTCGCTTCGGCGCCGTCGAAGTCGGTGGTCGAGGCGCCGGCCGAATCGTCCGCCAAGCCGGCCGCGAAGCACGCACCGGCAGAGCCGCGTCGTGCGAAGCATGCCGGGCATGCGGAGAAAGTGGAACCGCCGCGCGCGGCGCTCGCGCCGGGCGAACGGCCGCTCGCGTCGCCGGCCGTGCGCCAGCGCGCATGGGACATGGGCATCGAGCTGCGCTATGTGCGCGGCACCGGTGAAGCAGGGCGGATCCTGCACGCGGACCTCGATGCGTATGCGGGCACCGGCAGCGGTGCGGCGCGTGGTTCGCACGCGCATGGCTACGCCGAACGCAACGACGAAACCGACGTGCCGGTGATCGGCCTGCGGCGCGCGATCGCGCGCAAGATGCAGGAAGCGAAGCGCCGCATTCCGCACTTCAGCTACGTCGAGGAGATCGACGTCACCGAGCTCGAATCGTTGCGCACGGAACTGAATCGCCGCCACGGCGACACGCGCGGCAAGCTCACGCCGCTGCCGCTGCTGATCCGCGCGATGGTGATCGCGTTGCGCGACTTCCCGCAGATCAACGCGCGTTTCGACGACGAAGCGGGTGTCGTCACGCGCTACGGCGCGGTGCACATGGGCGTCGCGACACAGACGGACGGCGGCCTCACGGTGCCCGTGCTGCGTCATGCGGAAGCGCGCGACGTGTGGTCGATTTCCGCCGAGATCGCGCGGCTTGCCGACGCAGTGCGCGCGAACCGCGCGCAGCGCGACGAGCTGAGCGGCTCGACGATCACGATCTCGAGCCTCGGCGCGCTCGGCGGCATCGTGTCGACACCGGTCATCAATCATCCCGAAGTGGGCATCGTCGGCGTGAACCGCATCGTCGAGCGGCCGATGATCCGCGACGGCGCGGTCGTCGCGCGCAAGATGATGAACCTGTCGTCGTCGTTCGACCATCGCGTCGTCGATGGCGCGGATGCGGCCGAATTCATCCAGGCCGTGCGCGCGGTGCTCGAGCGCCCGGCACTGCTGTTCGTGGAGTGA
- the lpdA gene encoding dihydrolipoyl dehydrogenase — MKNEHTTLLVIGGGPGGYVAAIRAGQLGIPTVLVERDRLGGTCLNIGCIPSKALIHVADAFEQARGHAGEGALGIRVRTPEIDIAKSVAWKDGIVDRLTRGVGALLKKNGVRVLHGDAQVVDGKTVDVVGGGHTTRISCEHLLLATGSEPVALPSMPFGGHVVSSTEALSPETLPKRLVVVGAGYIGLELGIVYRKLGVDVSVVEAAERVLPAYDAELARPVADSLARLGVRLLLGHKVLGLAEHGAVRVQAADGAEQTLQADRVLVAVGRRPRVDGFGLESLPLDRNGRALWIDDECRTSMRNVWAIGDVAGEPMLAHRAMAQGEMVAELIAGKRRKFVPASIPAVCFTDPEIVTAGWSPDDARAADVDCVSASFPFAANGRAMTLQATDGFVRVVARRDNHLIVGWQAVGRGVSELAAAFSQSLEMGARLEDIGGTIHAHPTLGEALQEAALRALGHAVHV, encoded by the coding sequence ATGAAGAACGAACACACCACGCTGCTCGTGATCGGCGGCGGCCCGGGCGGCTACGTCGCCGCGATTCGCGCCGGCCAGCTCGGCATTCCGACCGTGCTCGTCGAGCGCGACCGGCTCGGCGGCACGTGCCTGAACATCGGCTGCATTCCGTCGAAGGCGCTGATCCACGTGGCCGATGCATTCGAACAGGCCCGCGGCCACGCGGGCGAGGGCGCACTCGGGATCCGCGTGCGCACGCCCGAGATCGACATCGCGAAAAGCGTCGCCTGGAAGGACGGCATCGTCGACCGGCTGACGCGCGGGGTCGGCGCGCTGCTCAAGAAGAACGGCGTGCGCGTGCTGCACGGCGATGCGCAGGTGGTCGACGGCAAGACCGTCGACGTCGTCGGCGGCGGCCATACGACGCGCATCAGCTGCGAGCACCTGTTGCTCGCGACCGGCTCCGAGCCGGTCGCGCTGCCGTCGATGCCGTTCGGCGGGCATGTCGTGTCGTCCACCGAGGCGCTGTCGCCCGAGACGTTGCCGAAGCGGCTGGTCGTCGTCGGCGCCGGGTATATCGGGCTCGAACTCGGGATCGTCTATCGCAAGCTCGGCGTCGACGTGAGCGTCGTCGAAGCGGCGGAGCGCGTGTTGCCCGCGTACGATGCCGAACTCGCGCGGCCGGTTGCCGATTCGCTCGCGCGGCTGGGCGTGCGGCTGTTGCTCGGCCACAAGGTGCTCGGGCTCGCGGAGCACGGCGCGGTGCGCGTGCAGGCCGCCGATGGCGCGGAGCAGACGCTGCAGGCCGACCGCGTGCTGGTGGCGGTGGGCCGCCGGCCGCGCGTCGACGGCTTCGGGCTCGAGTCGCTGCCGCTCGATCGCAACGGCCGCGCGCTGTGGATCGACGACGAGTGCCGGACGTCGATGCGCAACGTCTGGGCGATCGGCGACGTCGCCGGCGAGCCGATGCTCGCGCATCGCGCGATGGCGCAGGGCGAGATGGTGGCCGAGCTGATCGCCGGCAAGCGCCGCAAGTTCGTGCCCGCATCGATCCCGGCCGTGTGCTTCACCGATCCGGAGATCGTCACGGCCGGCTGGTCGCCGGACGACGCGCGGGCGGCCGATGTCGACTGCGTGAGCGCGTCGTTCCCGTTCGCGGCGAACGGGCGCGCGATGACGCTGCAGGCGACCGACGGCTTCGTGCGTGTCGTCGCGCGGCGCGACAACCACCTGATCGTCGGTTGGCAGGCGGTCGGGCGCGGCGTGTCGGAGCTGGCTGCCGCGTTCTCGCAGTCGCTGGAGATGGGCGCGCGGCTGGAGGATATCGGCGGCACGATCCATGCGCACCCGACGCTCGGCGAAGCGCTGCAGGAGGCCGCGCTGCGTGCGCTTGGGCACGCGGTGCATGTGTGA
- a CDS encoding AraC family transcriptional regulator, whose protein sequence is MSDPLRRTHRFHSDDPDEVSDFIGTIYADNQFTAQHAVRRNVSMTGHEWNGIGVYDVDYLMPFHFRSNDARPNYLFLSCRRGHARYESNGDDAACTTGDVMPISSTGHSFCTTGGDGFGHLSVIIDADRVNRFLAQWIGRPGLEPVEFGLTPVSPELRMQWNAAAGCLRRMIRMSPIPGVAVDALLEHMLKIMVAGHANNHGALFDRDHCTPEHQTRMAIHMLEDAPLRWKTLGAIAHVLGCATEALEHGIRRLTGRSSTELRNEARFRHVNRALARGDGPDFDATLHAHGFSITARFIREYYRRFGEPPGATYRRNPHAADQPLTADAASAPLCAQTINRFIDASLESRIDTADLCRLVGMSERATIDAFRMQFSRTPAQYIIERRLERARLLLEHTSDSILSIALDCGFGTQSYLSTAIRRHFGVTPRELRMRAASAGRSRTDDGQYDPED, encoded by the coding sequence ATGAGCGACCCGCTTCGCAGGACGCACCGGTTTCACAGCGACGACCCCGACGAAGTGTCCGATTTCATCGGCACGATCTATGCCGACAACCAGTTCACGGCGCAGCACGCGGTTCGTCGGAATGTCAGCATGACGGGACATGAATGGAACGGCATCGGCGTCTACGACGTCGACTACCTGATGCCTTTTCACTTCCGCTCGAACGATGCGCGTCCGAACTACCTGTTCCTGTCCTGCCGTCGTGGCCACGCTCGTTACGAAAGCAACGGTGACGATGCGGCCTGCACGACGGGTGACGTCATGCCGATTTCGTCGACTGGCCACTCGTTCTGCACGACGGGGGGCGACGGATTCGGCCATCTGTCGGTCATCATCGATGCGGACCGGGTCAACCGCTTTCTCGCACAATGGATTGGCCGGCCGGGGCTCGAGCCGGTCGAGTTCGGGCTGACACCGGTCTCGCCCGAGCTGCGGATGCAATGGAATGCCGCGGCCGGTTGCCTGCGCCGGATGATCAGGATGTCGCCCATTCCCGGCGTCGCCGTCGACGCGTTGCTCGAACACATGCTGAAGATCATGGTGGCCGGCCACGCGAACAACCACGGCGCGCTGTTCGACCGCGACCATTGCACGCCCGAACACCAGACTCGCATGGCAATCCACATGCTCGAGGACGCGCCGCTGCGGTGGAAAACGCTCGGCGCGATCGCGCACGTGCTCGGCTGCGCGACCGAGGCGCTGGAGCACGGCATCCGCCGCCTGACAGGCCGGTCATCGACCGAGCTGCGCAACGAAGCGCGCTTTCGCCACGTGAACCGCGCGCTCGCGCGAGGCGACGGGCCGGATTTCGATGCGACGTTGCATGCGCATGGATTCTCGATCACGGCGCGCTTCATTCGGGAGTACTACCGTCGCTTCGGCGAACCGCCCGGCGCCACCTACCGGCGAAACCCGCACGCCGCCGATCAGCCGTTGACAGCCGACGCCGCCAGCGCGCCGCTGTGCGCACAGACGATCAACCGGTTCATCGATGCGTCGCTGGAAAGCCGTATCGACACGGCCGACCTCTGCCGACTGGTTGGCATGAGCGAGCGCGCGACGATCGACGCATTCAGGATGCAGTTTTCCCGCACGCCGGCGCAATACATCATCGAGCGGCGGCTGGAACGCGCACGCCTGCTGCTCGAACATACGTCGGACAGCATCCTGTCGATCGCACTGGACTGCGGATTCGGCACGCAAAGCTACCTGTCGACCGCGATTCGGCGGCACTTCGGCGTAACGCCGCGGGAATTGAGGATGCGGGCGGCATCCGCCGGCCGCAGCAGGACGGACGACGGTCAATACGATCCGGAGGACTAG
- a CDS encoding oxidoreductase, whose protein sequence is MNTASMADKVVLITGVSSGLGRELAQRLLAEGARVAGTVRGAEQVAEFERLAPGRALGVLMDITQPDTVAAGVQRVIEQFGRIDVLANNAGVGTVGAVEETTEADAQQIFDVNFFGGLRLIHAVLPTMRRQRSGHIVQFSSIAGFAGYPGLGVYAAAKAATGVLGEALAGELAPLGIHVTVLTIGIFETQFAGRSLAYTSNRIDDYADTPAGQFRGFIGQLQGKQPNVPEKGAQAIVDILKAEKPPVHLALGADAVGTMLGRAESIERDIRAWETVSRSTQRD, encoded by the coding sequence ATGAACACAGCATCGATGGCAGACAAGGTCGTATTGATCACTGGCGTCTCGTCCGGTCTCGGTCGCGAACTGGCGCAACGGCTGCTCGCAGAAGGCGCGCGGGTCGCGGGCACCGTACGCGGAGCGGAGCAGGTCGCCGAATTCGAACGGCTTGCGCCCGGGCGTGCGCTCGGTGTCCTGATGGACATCACGCAGCCCGACACGGTAGCGGCGGGCGTGCAGCGTGTGATCGAGCAGTTCGGCCGGATCGACGTGCTCGCCAACAATGCTGGCGTCGGCACGGTCGGCGCGGTCGAGGAGACGACCGAAGCCGATGCGCAGCAGATCTTCGACGTGAATTTTTTCGGCGGGTTGCGCCTGATCCATGCGGTCTTGCCCACCATGCGCCGCCAGCGCTCGGGGCACATCGTGCAGTTCTCGTCGATCGCCGGGTTCGCGGGCTACCCGGGGCTGGGCGTGTACGCCGCGGCCAAGGCCGCGACCGGCGTGCTCGGCGAGGCGTTGGCCGGCGAGCTCGCACCGCTCGGCATTCATGTGACGGTGCTGACGATCGGCATTTTCGAAACCCAGTTCGCCGGACGTTCGCTGGCGTATACGTCGAACCGGATCGACGACTACGCGGACACGCCGGCCGGCCAGTTCCGCGGATTCATCGGCCAACTGCAAGGCAAGCAGCCCAATGTGCCGGAAAAGGGCGCACAAGCGATCGTCGATATCCTCAAGGCGGAGAAGCCGCCGGTCCATCTCGCGCTTGGTGCCGATGCGGTGGGAACGATGCTCGGCCGAGCCGAATCGATCGAGCGTGATATCCGTGCATGGGAAACCGTGTCGCGATCGACTCAGCGCGACTGA
- a CDS encoding SDR family oxidoreductase has translation MNNRTSVAIVTGASRGIGAAIARRLVDDGLAVVINYAGKASEAEELASDLAGEGGRAVAVQADVSDPAAVARLFDVAEAKFGGVDVLVNNAGIMKLAPLVDSDDALFDTQIAINLKGTFNTLRAAARRLRNGGRIVNLSSSVVGLRPETYGVYTATKAAVEAMTGILSKELRGRSITVNAVAPGPTATDLFLNGKSAELIERLSKMNPLERLGTPADIANAVAFLVGPDGGWINGQVLRSNGGMV, from the coding sequence ATGAACAATCGAACAAGCGTGGCGATCGTGACCGGCGCATCGCGAGGTATCGGCGCGGCAATCGCGCGGCGCCTGGTGGACGACGGGCTGGCCGTCGTCATCAATTACGCAGGCAAGGCGAGCGAGGCCGAGGAACTGGCGAGCGATCTCGCGGGCGAGGGCGGGCGGGCGGTCGCGGTCCAGGCGGACGTCAGCGATCCGGCTGCCGTGGCGCGGCTGTTCGATGTGGCCGAAGCGAAGTTCGGCGGCGTCGACGTGCTGGTGAACAACGCCGGAATCATGAAGCTGGCGCCACTGGTCGATAGCGACGACGCGCTGTTCGACACGCAGATCGCCATCAACCTGAAGGGGACGTTCAACACGCTGCGCGCGGCGGCGCGCCGGCTGCGCAACGGCGGGCGCATCGTCAACCTGTCGAGCAGCGTGGTCGGACTGAGGCCCGAGACGTACGGCGTCTATACGGCCACCAAGGCAGCGGTCGAAGCGATGACGGGCATCCTGTCCAAGGAGCTGCGCGGTCGCTCGATCACCGTCAACGCCGTCGCGCCGGGGCCGACCGCGACCGACCTGTTCCTGAACGGCAAGTCGGCGGAGCTGATCGAGCGCCTGTCGAAGATGAATCCGCTGGAGCGTCTCGGTACACCGGCCGATATCGCGAACGCGGTCGCGTTCCTCGTTGGTCCGGACGGCGGCTGGATCAACGGGCAGGTGCTGCGCAGCAACGGCGGGATGGTTTGA